AACGATTATTATCGAACAAAGCATCGACCGACTGCTGGAGCATTCGCTTTTCGTTGCGAATGATCACTTCCGGAGCGTTCAAGTCGACCAACTTCCGCAAACGATTGTTGCGGTTGATAATTCGACGGTACAGGTCGTTCAAGTCGGAGGTAGCAAAATTGCCAGAGTCCAACAGAACGAGCGGACGCAAATCTGGAGGAATCACCGGAATGACGTCCATGACCATCCACTCTGGCTTATTGTCGCTATCGCGAATCGCTTCGACAATCTTCAGACGGTTGGTCAGATCCTTACGCTTCTGCTTGGAACCCGTTTCATGGAGATCCTTACGCAGGTCGATCGAAAGCTGGACGAGGTCCAACCCTTGCAGCAGCTTGCGAACTGCTTCGGCACCCATGTCGGCCTCGAACGAACCGGAGCCGAACTGCTCCAGCGCGCCGCGATACTCTTCTTCAGTCAGCGTCTGAAACTTTTCCAGATCGGTACTGCCTGGATCGACGACGACGTAATCCTGGAAGTAGATGACCTTTTCCAGGCTCGAGGTCTTCATCGCCAACAGGTTACCCAATCGGCTAGGCATGGCCTTGAAGAACCAGATGTGAACGATCGGGGCAGCGAGCTCGATGTGCCCCATTCGCTTACGACGAACGCGACTGTGAGTGATTTTCACACCACAGCGATCGCAGATCATTCCTTTGTACTTCATGCCGCGGTACTTACCGCAGGCACATTCCCAGTCTTTTTCTGGGCCGAAGATACGCTCACAGAACAGCCCGTCTTTTTCAGGACGGTACGTTCGGTAGTTGATCGTTTCCGGCTTCTTCACTTCGCCGAACGACCAACTACGAATATCGTGCGGTCGTGCGAGGCTGATCTTAACCGCGGTATAGTCGTTGATGCGGTCGTAAGAGCTTTCGAGAATACTCATGGCCCGTGCTCCTTGTTCTAATCCCACTGGATGTTCGTTTTGGTGCAGATGCAGCCGGTTGCCTAGGTTTGAACCGGCTGCGGGTTGTCAACTGCGGAAACCCATTTCCGCCGCAGTGGCACGCCGCCTTTTACAGGCGACGCTTTTCCAACTGCATATTCAACCCGAGCCCTCGAATCTCGTTGGTCAACACGTCGAAGCTCGCGGGCGTACCGGCTTCCAACGTGTTTTCTCCCTTGACCATCGACTCATAAATCTTCGTCCGTCCTTCGACGTCGTCACTCTTAACGGTGAGCAGTTCCTGGAGGATGTAGGCAGCACCGTAGGCTTCGAGAGCCCACACTTCCATTTCCCCGAATCGCTGACCACCGAAACGAGCCTTACCACCAAGTGGCTGCTGCGTAATGAGCGAGTAAGGCCCTGTGCTACGAGCGTGCACCTTGTCGTCCACCAAGTGGTGCAACTTCAACATGTAGATGTAGCCAACGGTGGTTTCCTGGTTCAATGCCTCGCCCGTACGTCCATCGTGCAGACGTGCCTTACCATGGCGTGGTAAACCAGCTTCCTCCAAGCAATCGTTGATGATCTCTTCCGAAGCACCGTCAAACACTGGCGTGATGGCCTGGAAGCCGAGCTTGGCACCAGCCCAACCTAAGTGGGTCTCCAGAATCTGCCCCACATTCATACGGCTAGGCACGCCGAGCGGATTGAGCATGATCTGAATCGGTGTTCCATCTGGCAGGAACGGCATGTCTTCCACGGGCAAGATCTTGGCGATCACACCCTTGTTACCGTGGCGACCGGCCATTTTGTCACCAACCGAGATCACTCGCTTGGTAGCAATGTAGACCTTAACCATCTGCAACACGCCGCTGCGAAGTTCATCGCCACGCTTCATGCTGTTGAGCTTGCGATCGCGCTGATCGATCGCCAGTTCAATCGCTGGCCATTTGGCAGCGTACAACTGACGGACGCTGGCGACTCGTTCTTCGCTCTTGAGCGATTCTAAAACCTTGTACAAGCGGAACTGTTGAGCTTGCTCGGCGATGTACTTGTTATCTTGATCGCGCGTCAACGGCGTGCCATCTTCATCGGTGACCGTCTTGCCGAGGATCTTTTCGACTTCGCCCACGAATTCTGAGAACAATTCCGAAATTGCGGCGTTGCCCTCGGTTTCGGCATCCTTGAGCGTCTTCTCGAAAGCCTTTCGTTCATCGTCAGAGAGGCTCATACGACGAGCAAACTTCTCGGCTTGAACGACAATACCTTCAATACCGGATGGCACTTCCAGCGAGTCGTTCTTTACGTCCTCACCGGCACGACCAAAGATCGCGTGCAGCAGCTTTTCCTCCGGCGTCAGTTCGGTCTTGCTCTTCGGCGAAACCTTACCAACGAGAATATCACCAGGCTTCACGTATGTACCGACTTGAACGATACCGTTCTCGTCGAGGTTACGAAGCATCTTTTCAGAGACGTTCGGAATATCTCGTGTGAAGTCTTCGCGGCCCAGCTTGGTTTCGCGAATTTCGACGTCGAACTCTTCGATGTGAATCGAGGTGTAGACGTCCTGCTTCACCAATTCTTCGCTGATGATGATCGCGTCTTCGTAGTTGTAACCGTCGAACGACATAAAGCCGACCAACACGTTACGGCCAAGGGCTAACTGACCACCGTGCGTCGCCGCACCATCTGCCAGGACATCGCCGGCCGTAATCTTCTGGCCCATCTTCACGACAGGGTGTTGATTCAAGCAGGTTCGCTCATTCAGACCAACGAACTTGCGGAGTTCGTAAACGTCTTCGGCGTGCTCCGCAACTCCACTGCGTTCAATGATCACCTTCAAGGCGTCGACGTATTTAACCACGCCGTCGTACTTGGCACGAATGATCATGCTGGAGTTCATCGCGACGTCGCGTTCGACGCCAGTTCCAACGATCGGAGGTTCCGCAACCAACAGTGGCACCGCTTGCCGCTGCATGTTAGATCCCATCAACGCGCGGTTGGCGTCGTCGTGTTCCAGGAACGGAATCAATGCGGCAGACACACCCACCATCTGGCAAGGAGCCACGTCGATGTATTCGACTTCCGTCGGCGCGACCATCTCGAAGTCGCTGCGATAACGAGCAATGATCAAGTCGCCCAGCAGCACGTCTTCGTCATCGGTCGGCGTATCAGCCGGAGCCACCAACGCGTCCGATTCTTCGTCAGCACGTAGCCAGACGAAACCTTTATCGATCTTGCCATTGGTAATCTTACGATAAGGCGTGATCAGGAAGCCGTACTCATCCACCGAAGAGTAGAGAGCCAAGCTGGAGATCAGACCAATGTTCGTACCTTCCGGCGTTTCAATCGGACAGATACGACCGTAGTGCGAAATGTGAACGTCGCGAACTTCAAAACCGGCTCGTTTACGATTCAAACCGCCAGGGCCGAGAGCCGACAAACGACGTTCATGCGTGAGCATCGAAAGAGGGTTCGTTTGGTCGACCACCTGCGAGAGCTCGCCACGACCAAAAAAGTATTCGATCGCTGCCGAGATGCTCTTCGGGTTGACCAGATTACGCGGAGTCATATCTTCCGCGTCCTTCAGACTCATTCGCTCTTGAACGGTACGACGGAGCTTCAAGAAGCCCTTACGCATTTCGTCGCAAGCCAATTCATCGATCGTACGCAGACGACGATTACCTAAGTGGTCGATATCGTCGATGCGAGCTCGCTTGTCGCCCGAAGAGAGGTACAGGATATACCGGATAGCAGCGATCAAGTCTTCTGGACGAAGCGTTTGCTTGCCTTCTTCGACGTCGAGGCCCAGCTTCCGGTTCATACGGAAACGGCCGACGCGACCAAGACGATAGCGGTTTTCGTCGTAGAACTTTTCCGCGAAAAGCGTCTTCGCCTTTTCCAGCTGCGGCGGGTTACCCGGACGCAGACGCTGGTAGATGCGTAGCAAAGCTTCTTCGTGGCTGGAGGTGTTGTCCTCCGACAAAGCGGTGAAGATGAGCTGCGTCTTAGGCGGCTCCATAACTTCCACTTCATCGATACCAGCCGAGCAGATCAATTCCGCGATGTTGCGACTAATCTTTTGCCCTGCTTCGAGAATAATCTCGCCAGCACGGTCACTGCTGCTTGGATAGATGATGTCGTCAACCGCGATCTTGTTTTCGATCTTGGTGACGCTGCGGCCATCCTTCACCGATTCGACCGTCGACTCGTAGAAGGCGCGAATCACGTCAGCGTCGCTGCTGAACTCCGGCGACATGGCGCGAAGGAGAGTCGTCGCGGCGAACTTACCGCTCTGGTCGATACGGACCGTCAACGAGTCCTTCTTCGAGACGTTAACCTCAATCCAGCTACCACGCTCAGGAATGATACGGCAGCTCGGAAGTTTCTTGTCCGAGGTCGTGTCTTGCTCCAGAACGAAGTCGACACCTGGGCTGCGGTGCAGCTGACTAACGACGACACGCTCAGCACCGTTGATGATAAACTCACCACCGCCCAACATGACCGGCAAGTCACCGAGGTAGACTTCTTCCTCGATCGGCTCTTCTTTGTTCAGACGCAGCCAAATACGGAACGGACGACCGTAGGTAAGCCGCAGTTGCTTACATTCCTCTGGCGTATACCGCGGCTTGCCCAACTCGTAACGAACGTAGTCGAGCTGATTTTGTCCGTCGTAACTTTGAATCGGAAAGATTTCCCGCAGGACACTTTCGATGCCCAATTCTGGATCGCGAGCTTCTGCCTCGACCTCTGCTTGCAGGAAGTTTTGGTAGCTGAGGGTTTGGATTTTCGTCAGATCTGGCGGAGCCATATAGATCGACTGACTTCCAAACCGACGAACTTCAGTGGGTTCCAGCCGTCGTTGCGACGAGGTAGCCATAAGCGACGCGACTCCTTGGGCGGCAATTCAAAAACAACATGCTTTCACACCATCAGGCGCGGACTTCGATCAGGGATTCAGCCTGGCGTCCGTGTCAAATAGCGAGAAAGCATGTGGTAATACGGGCGGACAATAGAGGTTCAAACCAGAGTGCGCAACCATGGGTGCGCAGCCTGCCGGCAGCAAGCTAGCACACCGGCCTGTGCCGGCGCGCACTCTCACTTGATTCCCATCCATGCAGTCAAAAGAAAAAGAAGATCCAGAAGGCTTCAAAATCACACCTCGCGACGTTGCCTCTAAGTATAGGCGAGGCAACGCCTGAGTGAAAACAGGAAATCAGCCAAATAACGCGTCTTACTTGATTTCGACGACGGCACCGGCTTCTTCCAGTTCCTTCTTGACCTTTTCAGCGTCTTCCTTGGAGACACCTTCTTTGATCTTGCTTGGGACACCTTCAACCATGTCTTTGGCTTCCTTCAAGCCCAGACCGGTGATGCCACGAACGACCTTGATCACGCCGATCTTCTGAGCACCAAAGTCGGTCATGACGACGTCGAACTCGGTTTGCTCAACAGCAGCAGCCGCACCAGCATCGGCACCACCACCTGCCATCACAACACCACCACCAGCGGCGGCTTCGATGCCATGAGCGTCTTTCAGGTAGTCGCCAAGCTCAACAGCTTGCTTCAGGGTCAAACCAGCGATCTGATCGCCCAAACCCTTGATTTCTTCAGATACTTCGACGGTTGCAGTTGCTTCTTCGGACATTTCGGATCTTATCCTTTCAACACGATTTGCAGTGGGGCTTGCCCGCCTGCGCCAGGGAATACGGATGTTTTGTAGTGAGGAAAACGTGGTTGTCGGCAAGTGCCGGACCGACGCTTTGCCGAGAGGAAGGAACTAGCCTTCTTGATTTTCGCCGACCTGCTTGATTTGCGAGGCCAATTTGGCACCTGGGCCCTTAACCTGAGCTGCCAGCGTACGTCCAGGACCCAAGATCTGACCAACCAGGAGAGACAGCTGTTCGGCACGATTTGGCCACTTGCTGATCGCCTTGACGGTGTCTGGGGTCAAGGATTCGCCATCCATGACACCACCCTTAGCGGTGAAGCCAGGGAACTTATCGTCGTCGTTTAGCTTGACGACTTCCTTCGCGAGGTCGACGAAATCTTCGCCGCCCCAGACGATGGCGGTGCTGCCTTCCATTCCTTCAAAGGCTGGAGCGAGGGACGTGCCTTCACAGGCCTTCGCGGCCAGTGTACGACGTACCACCAGAAGGCTCAGGCCCTTCTCGCGGAGCTGCTTGCGAACAGTGAATGTCTTGTCCGCATTCATACCCACAACGTCGACCACCAGCAGGTCGTTCACCCCGTCGAGTCGCTTGGACAAGTCGGAGATCACCAGGTTTTTCAGATACTTACTCATGGCTCAGGGCTTCAGTAACGATGTGTGTTGGCGTAACGCCTTGCGAGTGAGGAACCAATTAGAGTGCGACTTGAACCCCAGGGCTCATCGTGGCACTCAAATTGACGCTACGAACATAGGTGCCCTTCGCCGCTTGAGGCTTGAGGCCATTGATATGATCAACAAAGGCGCGGATGTTGTCTTCCAACTTATCCGCTTCGAATCCGAGACAACCAACCACTGCGTGGACGATGCCAGCCGGGTCGTTACGAAATTCGACTTTACCTGCCTTGTACTCTTTGACGACGCGAGCCACGTCAGGCGTGACGGTACCAGCACGTGGCGATGGCATCAAACCACGAGGACCGAGGACGCGACCGAGAGGACCAACCAGCCCCATCATGTCAGGCGAAGCAATACAGACGTCAAAGTCCAGCCAGCCGTCCTTAATCTTCTTTGCCAGGTCTTCGGCACCAACTTCGTCCGCACCTGCTTCTTGAGCAACCGCAACGTTGTCACCCTTGGCGAAAACGATCACGCGTTGAATCTTGCCAATACCGTGAGGCAAAACCAAGGCACCACGAACCAACTGGTCAGCCTGCTTCGGGTCGATCCCCAAACGCATCGCGATTTCGACCGTTTGATCGAACTTGGTGGTGTTGAACGACTTCAACAGTACGATCGCGTCTTTGAGGGTCAGGGCGTCGCCAGGCACCTTTTCAGCCAGGGCCCGATATCGTTTGGATTGTTTAGCCATCGTCAATCGCCAAATTAAAGGGAGATAATGTTCGCAGTAGTTGGGGCAGGGCCTACTCGGTGACTTCCAAGCCCATGCTCCGAGCCGTTCCTTCGATCATTCGGCGAGCATGTTCCAGGTCGCGGGCATTGAGGTCGGCCATCTTTTGATTGCAGATGTCATCGATCTGCTCGCGGCTAACCTTTCCAACCTTCTTCGTGTTCGGCGTGCCACTTCCTTTGGCCAGACCGGCTGCCTTCTTCAATAGGGCAGCAGCTGGGGGACTTTTGCAAATGAACTCAAAAGTCCGGTCGTTATAAACGGTCACGACAACAGGAATGGGCATGCCGTTGAATTCACGGGTCTTGTCGTTGAACTGCTGGACGAATTGGCCCAGATTCACGCCGTAACGACCCAACGAGGTACCAACCGGAGGAGCCGGAGTGGCCTGACCGCCGGGGACCTGAAATTTCGCTTGACCTACTTGTTCCCGTGCCATTTTGCTATTTCCCGTGCTGCGTGCGATCTGTCATCCGCGACGCAACCGTGTGCTATGAAAACCGTGTGCTTAGTAAACAAAGGCCCCGAGGGTTGTTCTCAGTATCCGCCGATAAAGGGGAGCTAGAAGAATCGACCAACGGTCCGACTGACTATGGGATTAAACTGGCTCCATTTGCCAGTGTTCCATCTCCACAGGCGTCGTGCGGCCGAAAATATTGATCATGACCGTGACCCGGCCATTGGTTTCGTCGATCACTTCGACATCTCCTTCGAAGTTCTCGAAGGTTCCTTCCGTGATCCGAACATGATCGCCAATCTTAAAGCGAATGTTCGTTTTCACTTCTTCTTGTTCGCCTTCGTCGGGCTTGCGCGTCTTCTTGACGATGCGATCCACTTCGTGCGGCAACATCGGAACCGGCTTGCCGCCTGCTCCCGTGAAATCACCAATGCCGCCCGTTTCCCGAACCACGAACCACGTTTCGTCGTTGATCGCCATGTGAACGACGATGTAGCCCGGGTAAAGCTTCTGCTTGGTGACCTTCTTCTTGCCGTTCTTGTATTCCACCAAATCCTCGGTGGGGACAAGAATCTCCCCAAAGTAATCCTCAAGCCCAGCCATCTTTACACGGCGGATCAGGTTCGCACAAATCGACTTCTCGCGATTGCTCTGAACTTTGAGGATGTACCAGTCCTTCTCTGCCGCTTCTTCGGCGGCTTCATCTTCTTCAGTAATCTCTTCGATCGGGCCACGCTTCCTGCCGGAAGCTGCTGCGGGCTTCTCCTCCGTTACAGGCTCACCAGCAGGCACATCCCTCGATTCGTCTGCAACTGGCTCGGCCGAAGCTTCTGACCCGGCAGCGACTTCTTCCGCAACTTCCGCTGCCGCTTCGTCACCACCCACAGTTTCATCCGCGGCATCCTCAGGGACTGCGTTTGGTTCCGACTGGATCTCCGAGTCCTCGGGATCTTTTTGCGGATCGAACGAATTGTCAGCTGAGCTTACCACGAATTAAAACCTTAACCGGCTGTTATTGACCGGACCTGTCTGCGAAGAACGAGCGATGACAACTTCAACTGAAACTTGTCAACCGGCACCTGAACTAGGATCGTTGGGGATGAGCCCAATGGCCTTGAAGACCGTGATCCACAATAAGTCAAAGGTGAACAGCAACAACGCCAGTATGAAGATCAATGCGATCACCACGATGACACTTCGCCACAACTCGGCCTTGGAGGGCCAAGTCACTTTATTCATTTCTGCTTCGACGGCGATCAAAAAGTCCGCGAAAGTCGGCCAATTGATCAGTCGATAGGCAACCCAAAAACCAACTGCTACCAACACGCCTGGAATGGCATATTCGAGCTTATATTGCACCATTGCTGTGTATGCAGCCAACTGCTGATACAGCTGATACGCAGCAATCAAAATCAGAACCCAAATCGCAAGCAATGTCGCTTGGCGGGCAATCCTGCCCTGGGTTCGTTTATATCGATTCGCTTGAACCAGCTCGTTGAGCAGGGAAGCGGAACCGACAGTCTTCTCCTTGGCCATGGTCACTCTCAGTCTTTGGCGTTCTTGCCGCGGCGACGACTAGCAAATGCAATATTGTCGTTTACCGGTGTGACGCGCCCAACAAGTTCGGTAACACCAATGAATAGCAGGGGCGGAGGGACTCGAACTCTCAACATCTGGATTTGGAATCCAGCGCTCTGCCAATTGAGCTACGCCCCTGGAGCATCGCCGAACAAAGCCAACGCTTTGTCCGGCGAGCTGAATTCTAAACAAGTCCTACTCGGTGATCTTGGTAACAACGCCGGAACCGACTGTCTTACCACCTTCGCGAATAGCGAAGCGAACACCTTCAAACATAGCGATCGGCTTGTGCAGCTCGACTTCGATTTTAACGTTGTCGCCTGGCATGCACATTTCAGCACCAACCAAGTTAGCCGTACCGGTAACGTCCGTGGTTCGGAAGTAGAACTGTGGACGATAACCACTGAAGAACGGGGTATGACGACCGCCTTCTTCCTTGCTCAAGCAGTAGATCTCTGCCTCGAACTTGGTGTGAGGATTGATCGAACCTGGCTTGGCGAGAACCTGACCACGGGAAATGTCTTCACGCTTGACACCGCGGAGCAAGCAACCGACGTTATCGCCAGCAACACCTTCCTGCAGGATCTTGTTGAACATTTCAACACCGGTAACGGTGGTCTTGGTCGGCTTCTCGGTCAGACCGAGGATTTCAACTTCTTCACCAACCTTGACGATACCGCGTTCAATACGACCGGTAGCAACCGTACCACGACCTTCGATCGAGAACACGTCTTCGATGGCCATCAAGAATGGCTTGTCGGTTTCGCGTTCTGGTTCTGGAATGTAGCTATCGAGAGCGTCAACCAACTCGGTGATGCACTTGGAAGCTTCCGGATCGGCTGGGCTGTTGTAAGCAGCGAGCGAGTTACCGCGAACAACTGGGCAATCGTCACCTGGGAAGTCGTTCTTGCTTAGCAATTCGCGAACTTCCAGCTCAACCAGGTCCAACAACTCTTCATCGTCGACCAGATCGCACTTGTTCAAGTAGACAACGATGCAAGGCACA
The genomic region above belongs to Blastopirellula marina and contains:
- the rplK gene encoding 50S ribosomal protein L11, producing MAREQVGQAKFQVPGGQATPAPPVGTSLGRYGVNLGQFVQQFNDKTREFNGMPIPVVVTVYNDRTFEFICKSPPAAALLKKAAGLAKGSGTPNTKKVGKVSREQIDDICNQKMADLNARDLEHARRMIEGTARSMGLEVTE
- the rpoB gene encoding DNA-directed RNA polymerase subunit beta, translating into MATSSQRRLEPTEVRRFGSQSIYMAPPDLTKIQTLSYQNFLQAEVEAEARDPELGIESVLREIFPIQSYDGQNQLDYVRYELGKPRYTPEECKQLRLTYGRPFRIWLRLNKEEPIEEEVYLGDLPVMLGGGEFIINGAERVVVSQLHRSPGVDFVLEQDTTSDKKLPSCRIIPERGSWIEVNVSKKDSLTVRIDQSGKFAATTLLRAMSPEFSSDADVIRAFYESTVESVKDGRSVTKIENKIAVDDIIYPSSSDRAGEIILEAGQKISRNIAELICSAGIDEVEVMEPPKTQLIFTALSEDNTSSHEEALLRIYQRLRPGNPPQLEKAKTLFAEKFYDENRYRLGRVGRFRMNRKLGLDVEEGKQTLRPEDLIAAIRYILYLSSGDKRARIDDIDHLGNRRLRTIDELACDEMRKGFLKLRRTVQERMSLKDAEDMTPRNLVNPKSISAAIEYFFGRGELSQVVDQTNPLSMLTHERRLSALGPGGLNRKRAGFEVRDVHISHYGRICPIETPEGTNIGLISSLALYSSVDEYGFLITPYRKITNGKIDKGFVWLRADEESDALVAPADTPTDDEDVLLGDLIIARYRSDFEMVAPTEVEYIDVAPCQMVGVSAALIPFLEHDDANRALMGSNMQRQAVPLLVAEPPIVGTGVERDVAMNSSMIIRAKYDGVVKYVDALKVIIERSGVAEHAEDVYELRKFVGLNERTCLNQHPVVKMGQKITAGDVLADGAATHGGQLALGRNVLVGFMSFDGYNYEDAIIISEELVKQDVYTSIHIEEFDVEIRETKLGREDFTRDIPNVSEKMLRNLDENGIVQVGTYVKPGDILVGKVSPKSKTELTPEEKLLHAIFGRAGEDVKNDSLEVPSGIEGIVVQAEKFARRMSLSDDERKAFEKTLKDAETEGNAAISELFSEFVGEVEKILGKTVTDEDGTPLTRDQDNKYIAEQAQQFRLYKVLESLKSEERVASVRQLYAAKWPAIELAIDQRDRKLNSMKRGDELRSGVLQMVKVYIATKRVISVGDKMAGRHGNKGVIAKILPVEDMPFLPDGTPIQIMLNPLGVPSRMNVGQILETHLGWAGAKLGFQAITPVFDGASEEIINDCLEEAGLPRHGKARLHDGRTGEALNQETTVGYIYMLKLHHLVDDKVHARSTGPYSLITQQPLGGKARFGGQRFGEMEVWALEAYGAAYILQELLTVKSDDVEGRTKIYESMVKGENTLEAGTPASFDVLTNEIRGLGLNMQLEKRRL
- the rplA gene encoding 50S ribosomal protein L1, with the translated sequence MAKQSKRYRALAEKVPGDALTLKDAIVLLKSFNTTKFDQTVEIAMRLGIDPKQADQLVRGALVLPHGIGKIQRVIVFAKGDNVAVAQEAGADEVGAEDLAKKIKDGWLDFDVCIASPDMMGLVGPLGRVLGPRGLMPSPRAGTVTPDVARVVKEYKAGKVEFRNDPAGIVHAVVGCLGFEADKLEDNIRAFVDHINGLKPQAAKGTYVRSVNLSATMSPGVQVAL
- the tuf gene encoding elongation factor Tu; amino-acid sequence: MAKDVFERSKPHVNVGTIGHIDHGKTTTTGAILAVQAAKGLAKMKAYSEIAKGGTVRDETKTVTIAVAHVEYESPTRHYAHIDCPGHADFVKNMITGAAQMDGAILVVSAADGPMPQTKEHVLLARQVGVPCIVVYLNKCDLVDDEELLDLVELEVRELLSKNDFPGDDCPVVRGNSLAAYNSPADPEASKCITELVDALDSYIPEPERETDKPFLMAIEDVFSIEGRGTVATGRIERGIVKVGEEVEILGLTEKPTKTTVTGVEMFNKILQEGVAGDNVGCLLRGVKREDISRGQVLAKPGSINPHTKFEAEIYCLSKEEGGRHTPFFSGYRPQFYFRTTDVTGTANLVGAEMCMPGDNVKIEVELHKPIAMFEGVRFAIREGGKTVGSGVVTKITE
- the rplL gene encoding 50S ribosomal protein L7/L12, with translation MSEEATATVEVSEEIKGLGDQIAGLTLKQAVELGDYLKDAHGIEAAAGGGVVMAGGGADAGAAAAVEQTEFDVVMTDFGAQKIGVIKVVRGITGLGLKEAKDMVEGVPSKIKEGVSKEDAEKVKKELEEAGAVVEIK
- the nusG gene encoding transcription termination/antitermination protein NusG produces the protein MVSSADNSFDPQKDPEDSEIQSEPNAVPEDAADETVGGDEAAAEVAEEVAAGSEASAEPVADESRDVPAGEPVTEEKPAAASGRKRGPIEEITEEDEAAEEAAEKDWYILKVQSNREKSICANLIRRVKMAGLEDYFGEILVPTEDLVEYKNGKKKVTKQKLYPGYIVVHMAINDETWFVVRETGGIGDFTGAGGKPVPMLPHEVDRIVKKTRKPDEGEQEEVKTNIRFKIGDHVRITEGTFENFEGDVEVIDETNGRVTVMINIFGRTTPVEMEHWQMEPV
- the rplJ gene encoding 50S ribosomal protein L10; translation: MSKYLKNLVISDLSKRLDGVNDLLVVDVVGMNADKTFTVRKQLREKGLSLLVVRRTLAAKACEGTSLAPAFEGMEGSTAIVWGGEDFVDLAKEVVKLNDDDKFPGFTAKGGVMDGESLTPDTVKAISKWPNRAEQLSLLVGQILGPGRTLAAQVKGPGAKLASQIKQVGENQEG
- the secE gene encoding preprotein translocase subunit SecE codes for the protein MAKEKTVGSASLLNELVQANRYKRTQGRIARQATLLAIWVLILIAAYQLYQQLAAYTAMVQYKLEYAIPGVLVAVGFWVAYRLINWPTFADFLIAVEAEMNKVTWPSKAELWRSVIVVIALIFILALLLFTFDLLWITVFKAIGLIPNDPSSGAG